From the Xenopus laevis strain J_2021 chromosome 7L, Xenopus_laevis_v10.1, whole genome shotgun sequence genome, the window TGTGCTGCCATTCATTTACATACAGCCAAGTGGTGGGCCACTACATTTACGTTGGCTTAGCATAGGAACACAGTATAGTATCAAATTCACACATATGAGCAATGGCACCCACCAGCCCCCCTTTTCAAAAATGAAATTCTTTATCTTTCATCATTCTTTACATTCTCCAGGATTATTTAGTTCCATCTTCATCCGCTCACCTGACACTCATTTAACATGTGTATCCATCCCCTGGAAATACAAGGGCAATGTAGGAAGTTTAAGATCTGCCAATCAAAAGAAATTGATACAGAAAGaattagagaaataaaatatatatgtattcgaGGAAAGTTTAACCTGCTGTTGCCCTTGCACAAAAGGTAATGCCAATGAGCCGTGCCCTCTCCCTGCAATCCCCGCCCAAAATATGACAAAGTGAAGGGCAAAACATAAACTTAAACAAAAATACATGCTGTGGCGAAAAAGACACAATAGTGACATAATTTTGTCTTCTGCATCTGCAGGCTATATATCTAGCTCAATATTTAGCAACAGTGGTGCTGACAGGGCTTTGACCGCTGCTGTTTCTGCTCCATTGGAGTTTGGTTACGTATTCATAAAAAATAACAGTTCCCCCTTAATGAAAATACcttaaaaaaattcagaaaaagagaaaacattaaatatttaagggcaaatatttattgtaaattagTAAGAGCTGTACATATTCCATCACAATATGAAATCATTTGAATTCACAATTTTGAACTTTTGCAGGGTCTTTAGAAGGATCACCGCCCCTTTCCAGGTATAGATTGTTGTATGGATATTGCTTAGGtgcctagaaaaaaaaatgtagaggtTAAACATATAACAGCAGTCACAAAATTAGAATGGTTAAAGGTTTGAATTGGTCTTTCTAAATGCAAAGTGTTTATTCAGATAAACAACTAGATCTCAAGTTCATACCATTAGTTCTAATCTCTGTTGGAATGGTTAGCTTGTTTTTAGTTTAGACAAGATGGCAAACTCTTACTTTTTTATTCCAAAACAAATAAGCAACATTACGttaagttatatttttttatagtcttcTACTCAATAAATGATCCTCACAAGCTAACAGATGAAGAACACGCCATTGGCTAAATACAATAGCAGGAAGAGTAAATTTGCATGTGTATGTAGGCATTTAAATACATATCCCCGGATAAAGcagaaatgtttcaaatatattaTAAACCACTATGGAAACTTAAAATATGCTTATTTAATGTACCTTTCATTATAGTAACTGAACTGTTGATTTGTTGCTGTTGGTTAGCACTGTTGGAATTTTACTCCACTGAGACTTAAATAATTATAACTTTGCCTTTGACTAGGGATGTTTTACAATTGGCTAGCACTTTCTGGATTTCAGCTCCCAACAAAGATCCAAAGATATTACATATGAGGGTTGGATTATTTTAACTACTGAAGATATTATAAACTAGCAATTTAAAAATCCCAGTGTAACTGATCATACCACAGGAGGATACACTGGATACTTTTCTCCAACCCAGAACATGAAGAGCATAAACCCAATAAATCCAAAGAGGTATTTGCACATAGTATTCCAAGGTAGAGCTGTAGGCGACGTATCAACCCGGTTTCTGGTATACATGTCAAAGTCCCATTGAATCTAAAAATTAAACCAAAAAATGTAGGTATGGTGAACACTGAAATCTTAAAACTGCTGCTTCAGATCTTGCATATGATATATATTCAGACCCATCACCTAAGCTGCAAACACATGCATGATTTTTGTTTGGAACAGTTCTGTAATTTACAATCCGTACAATAATCAGTAAACCAGTGTGTGAATTAACTATAAAATCATTTGACTTaagattcaacattttttaagtcccacccccccccagcatagAGAGGTTGATGGGCCTCTTCGATACCGGTGCATGTAGGAGAATTTTGAtaacatttattcagcagctgcatGTGCTTATGTGTAAGTTAACCCATGCTTTGCTTTATATAGCAGTGAAACCGCTTTGTACATTATATAGCAGTTACATGAGTGCAGGGAAACAAATATACAGATACAAATCGTTTAGTCAATTTTCTTCCTACTTTGGGATGCTGCAAAGTTTGATGCACTTATCTGGAtcactttttttatatacatactcACCGGTTCCCCCCAATTTCTCCTGAGGTCAGGGTGATCCCAAGAGTACCATGGGTCCCTTTCTTGCTGAGATTTTTCAGGAAGTTTTGGATAATCACCAaagctataaaaagaaaacaagttcCTTTCAGTAAAGGTAAAAGTATTAAGAAGAATTGATTGTATGACATACAGCAATCTTCATTATTCTTAAATGAGaatggttaaaaatgtatttataagaaAATGCATGCATTCACATTTTACGGTTTTATTAAAACTGGTAAtaatattttatgcatattttattaGTTTACATTCAGTTGGGTTTGTGCACAAAAGGTGCATTATTtgaactttcaaaaaaaaaaaaaaaaaacaaataaatgtattttgttttaacaCAGATGTAAAagaatctggagcaggcactcaaataaaggcaatttttcatcaagtagaaaagatttattgtgtcctctgccttacgcgtttcgtgttacaaacacttagtcataggctgagtATGTGGAGCTCAAACAccaatatttaaacaaaagtgtCATCACAACAGTTCATCAATAAAAACATGATCCTATCCCTGTATTCCCCACATCAGAACAACCCCTATGTCCAACTATCTCAGGTGTGTCTCTTGGGGAAATTAAAAAGGTACATGCCTCTTTTTGGTAGGTGCCATTTTAGTACACCTCTACAGGATACTTTCCAAAGGTGTAGTTGTTAAAGTGATAGACAAACATGGAAGTCAACGCCATCTTGCTGCACCTTTTGAATGTAAAACCATGTTGGTACACCCAAACTAGAATTTGGAACGTGTCTATCACTAGATAAAAAAGGAAACTTTAGTAGATGCTATATCTATTATACTTTAAAACTGTTGAGACAGAACCTGAGAATATAATTTTAGCACAGACTACACCTTTAGGGGACATGGGTTGGTGTgatcatttaaaaacataaatccaaaaagactatgaagattttcattcatccaggtcatagtatatctagtataggtcaatctaaaaacaactggacttgctgagtaatcaatgaagacgtttcactactcatccgagcagcttcttcagttcaactgactggtgtgggaagttctcggcatataaactcttccactaatccatttacaatggcacattgtaactcttcaaagaggtgacatctgaagaaactcacagaggtgtcgattctgtgtagttgtgataggattagccaatgtgtcatgcaactcctagatacaggtgttacttgtgagagttgcatgaatggatgtgtgaagtgttctgaatccgccggggtacagatgttagaacagcattgtatagtaagaaatcgactgcaacatgataacaccctcagcagcagaacgaagctcagtcccaaccaagtttgtttgttgctagatttgtgccttaacaccacatacttcaagtacaagaaccttttttatagacagaaacatggctgtgcaatgggttctccagtctctcccattgtagcaaacttgtacatggaggaagtggaaaggagggccttacttactttccagggaactacaccgactcactggttcaggtatgtggatgatacttgggttaaaatcagatccaatgaagtggcggccttcacagaacacattaactcagtggacaataacatcaagttcacgagggaagatgtccatgagaacaaacttgcttttttggactgtttgatatgtatccaagaggggggtaacttgaagacggaagtatacaggaaacccactcatacggatcaatatctgttgtttgatgcccaccatccactggaacacaaactgggtgtcattcgaaccctgcaccaccgggcggaatgtgtggcaactgatacagagtccaaagacaaagagccatatacatctcagaggagctttgaaagcgtgtggctacccagactgggcctttgtcaaaacagcagcaaccaagcccaacaggaacaccaatagaaataaccgcccggagacacatagtaggcgaaacatagtcatcccatatgtagctggagtgtcagagaaactcaggaggattttcaacaaacaccatgtccctgtgtttttcaaacctagcaacacactgagacaaaaactggtacacccaaaggatcaaacaccaaaagaaaaacaaagcaatgtgatatatggagtccagtgtagcgaggagtgcacagatctatacatcggggagacaaaacaactgctctccaagcgaatggctcagcacaggagggagaactctacagggcaaaactcagctgtctttctacacttaaaagacaagggacactcctttgaagacagcaaggtccaaatcttggataaagaagaccgctggtttgaacgaggcgtgaacgaggcgtgaaagaggcgattcatgtcaaggtggagagaccatctctgaacagaggtgggggccttcgacacgacctgtctgctacatacaatgctgttctaacatctgtaccccggcggattcagaacacttcacacatccattcatgcaactctcacaagtaacacctgtatctaggagttggatgacacattggataatcctatcacaactacacagaatcgacacctctgtgagtttcttcagacgtcacctctttgaagagttacaatgtgccattgtaaatggattagtggaagagtttatatcccgagaacttcccacaccagtcagttgaactgaagaagctgctcggatgagtagtgaaacgtcatcattgattactcagcaagtccagttgtttttagattgacctatactagatataaatccaaaaatattacaaaaataccAAGTAATATACAAATGTTTATAAAGTTAAACAATACAAAGTAAGAGAATATATTTTATGGCATGAGTCATTATGATCAAAAAGCTGATGAATAGGATTAATAGATCTAAATACTCTGTAAACTGTAATGATCAATATCCTATGCCTACCGGGATTAGGATCTTTAAAACGAAAAAGTCAAAATTGACAAATCACATCATACTCGTTATTGAGTCCATTGGGGAATCTAGTAACCAGATTCAATATCCATTTAGTTTCTAAGTAGAGTAATTTTTTGATTTCGTCCCCTCCTCTCTggtctggtacaggtatgggacctattatccagaatgctcggtactggggctttctggataacgggtctttctggaatttggatcttcacactatagactacaagaaaatcatgtaaacattaaataaacccaataggcgggttctgcttccaataaggattaattatatcttagttactcCCATGGTCTTCTCAGAAATGACTAACCCCATTCCATCATCTGGGTAAGGCTCATAGTCTTCCACCCTCATGTTGTATTTCTTAGCTGCAGCTGCTCTTTCCTCTGGAGTATTTGGATATGGTCCTGGCAAGTCATTCTTTGAAACACCAGatgctgcaaaataaaataaaaaaagtgctaAACCCCAAGTTAGTATACAAAACTTACACCAATATATGTCCATGTGAGTTTAATGTATTCTACTGAACATGTGTTTTGTTCCATTTTCAGCATAAACAAAATCACAAGAGATATGTGTTTGAATTGGCATTACTTGATTCTCTGGCGACTCCTTCTGCTAGTTTTCTTCAAAAGTTTAACATTGgaataaataaaactattttatattcatggctgtaaatcaatttttttgttttggattcaGGAATACTCCCCGGACTTGAAAGTCCTCTTGTCTTATCTTAGGTCTCTCTGCTTGGATGAAGCAATACGTTTTAGATATGGTAACATggattttaggaaaaaaatttgGAAACTTTGGTCTCCCTACTTTAACTTCTTGGAATCTGAGCATAAGGCTATTATTGAAAAGTTTGTGTACAGTTCTGACAGAAATTCTCCTTTTCATACTCATGATAGTTTTAATAACTAATGGGTTATGTGTTAATCTTTACCACTTAGGCTATACTTATTTGTTTTATTGGATTGATGGAGAGGatgtttttattcttactttatttttatttctattttctattaatatatattatgaaGTATTTTTGTTCAAAAACATCATTTGATGTTTATTTTCACTAGACGGACATGTTaatatcttttcctttattctgtTAACTGGTCGAGatttaatatgtaaatttttgctcatgctgtttatttgaaaatgctaataaacacaattgaaaaaaaaaagagatgtg encodes:
- the ndufb8.L gene encoding uncharacterized protein LOC100036987 isoform X1, with the translated sequence MMAALSARWVRGLTRRSAFGVCFGSRDRAAFLLQRSAVRAASGVSKNDLPGPYPNTPEERAAAAKKYNMRVEDYEPYPDDGMGFGDYPKLPEKSQQERDPWYSWDHPDLRRNWGEPIQWDFDMYTRNRVDTSPTALPWNTMCKYLFGFIGFMLFMFWVGEKYPVYPPVAPKQYPYNNLYLERGGDPSKDPAKVQNCEFK
- the ndufb8.L gene encoding uncharacterized protein LOC100036987; the encoded protein is MAALSARWVRGLTRRSAFGVCFGSRDRAAFLLQRSAVRAASGVSKNDLPGPYPNTPEERAAAAKKYNMRVEDYEPYPDDGMGFGDYPKLPEKSQQERDPWYSWDHPDLRRNWGEPIQWDFDMYTRNRVDTSPTALPWNTMCKYLFGFIGFMLFMFWVGEKYPVYPPVV